From Penicillium psychrofluorescens genome assembly, chromosome: 1, one genomic window encodes:
- a CDS encoding uncharacterized protein (ID:PFLUO_001835-T1.cds;~source:funannotate), with protein sequence MPRKVRAAAQAASNSMKSTPVAADASDEEMLDAPPSQTSSPAADEKDPDVEADLEADAEPSKDVETPVDTPAESKQGADDEEGNASAATPAADDTTLLGSGDTPSYNGGRQSVIPRKRGPGRPPKNRPPDWDALDGTGSPLRVTTPVKRRRGRPAASGGRWARNRGPSHMTQVPIDKEGNMMDVIDDEVSLPPEPEGDSKVDKNGVLQGGREYRVRTFTILNRDDRLYMLSTEPARCIGFRDSYLFFQKHKMLYKIIIDDDAKRDLIEREIIPHSYKGRAIGVVTARSVFREFGAKIVVGGKKVDDDYHAQAARERGDVEGELAVPEDRLPRPGEEYNRNQYVAWHGASSVYHTNAPSIPVPGGKPVDSRKRRVTVTGDNWMLEHAREASGFNARLATMRRANLGGIYDVHTNIIQTPKIMQPSHVRWERLPPPDPRAPGQLMKDMSSLSLTNGTATPQESTEATHQHQESTPTTEEGPEQTQTIFPSIPASLARRFVIHDIHYESPPVSNMGIPGPDGDVHDLGANGMITAADPQHPEFMSADVLDELPADCKEALLASATQEWEWKSKWCSEAADGARSRPLKNFAWFP encoded by the exons ATGCCGCGAAAGGTCCGGGCCGCTGCCCAAGCGGCGTCCAATTCAATGAAAAGCACCCCCGTGGCCGCTGATGcctccgacgaggagatgctggatgcGCCCCCATCGCAGACCTCGTCTCCGGCCGCCGACGAAAAGGACCCGGATGTCGAAGCCGACCTCGAAGCCGACGCAGAGCCTTCCAAGGATGTCGAAACCCCGGTCGACACGCCCGCTGAATCCAAGCAAGGtgctgatgacgaggaagggaacGCAAGTGCCGCAACGCCCGCAGCGGACGACACCACCCTCCTTGGAAGCGGTGATACACCTTCCTACAATGGCGGACGCCAATCCGTCATCCCGCGCAAACGGGGCCCGGGGCGCCCACCGAAGAACCGCCCCCCAGACTGGGACGCGCTGGATGGGACGGGCTCGCCGCTTCGAGTCACGACGCCGGTCAAGAGACGCAGAGGCCGTCCTGCTGCCAGCGGCGGCCGTTGGGCGCGCAATCGGGGCCCGTCGCATATGACACAAGTACCGATCGATAAAGAGGGCAACATGATGGACGTCATTGATGATGAAGTGTCCTTGCCGCCGGAGCCCGAGGGCGATAGCAAGGTGGACAAGAACGGGGTCTTGCAGGGGGGACGCGAGTATCGCGTTCGCACGTTCACCATCCTCAACCGCGACGACCGGCTGTACATGCTTTCCACGGAACCGGCGCGATGCATTGGGTTCAGGGACTCGTATCTGTTCTTCCAGAAGCACAAGATGCTCTACAAGATTATCATCGATGACGACGCGAAGCGCGATCTGATCGAACGCGAAATCATCCCGCATTCTTACAAGGGACGCGCAATCGGTGTTGTCACGGCACGCTCGGTCTTCCGCGAGTTCGGCGCCAAGATTGTCGTCGGGGGAAAGAAGGTGGATGATGATTATCACGCTCAGGCCGCTCGTGAGCGAGGCGATGTCGAAGGTGAACTGGCTGTCCCTGAGGACAGGCTGCCTCGCCCCGGTGAGGAGTACAACCGGAATCAGTATGTGGCCTGGcacggcgccagcagcgtCTATCATACGAATGCCCCGTCAATTCCTGTCCCCGGTGGGAAGCCCGTCGATTCCCGGAAACGGCGGGTCACGGTGACGGGTGACAACTGGATGCTCGAGCATGCCCGTGAAGCGAG TGGTTTCAATGCTCGACTCGCGACCATGCGCCGCGCCAACCTAGGAGGCATCTACGACGTCCACACGAACATCATCCAAACCCCCAAGATCATGCAGCCCTCGCACGTCCGCTGGGAACGACTCCCACCACCAGACCCGCGCGCCCCCGGTCAACTGATGAAAGACATGTCTTCGTTGAGCCTCACCAACGGCACCGCCACGCCCCAGGAATCCACCGAGGCCAcccaccagcaccaagaaTCCACCCCCACAACGGAAGAAGGACCAGAACAAACCCAAACGATCTTCCCGTCCATCCCCGCCTCCCTCGCCCGCCGCTTCGTAATCCACGACATCCACTACGAGTCCCCACCAGTCTCAAACATGGGCATCCCCGGCCCAGACGGCGACGTgcacgacctcggcgccaACGGCATGATCACCGCTGCCGACCCACAGCACCCGGAGTTCATGAGCGCCGACGTGCTGGATGAATTGCCGGCAGACTGCAAGGAAGCCCTGCTTGCCTCCGCGACGCAGGAGTGGGAGTGGAAATCCAAGTGGTGCAGTGAGGCTGCCGACGGAGCGCGGTCAAGGCCGTTGAAGAATTTTGCATGGTTTCCGTGa